In Drosophila yakuba strain Tai18E2 chromosome X, Prin_Dyak_Tai18E2_2.1, whole genome shotgun sequence, a single genomic region encodes these proteins:
- the LOC120321621 gene encoding uncharacterized protein LOC120321621, which yields MERTLTHPPYQGSVYFPFEDLPGMWFIGFLQASIALGQSKDDTKKKRRRKSWRGQQRRETTARDNLGVRSSMFLQYQASSEDRSEATDKREKLMDLVKEAELQAA from the exons ATGGAAAGGACCCTGACGCACCCTCCCTACCAAGGATCCGTCTATTTCCCATTTGAGGATCTCCCTGGCATGTGGTTCATCGGCTTCCTCCAG GCTTCCATCGCCCTGGGCCAAAGCAAAgacgatacaaaaaaaaaacgacgaCGAAAGAGCTGGAGAGGACAACAAAGACGCGAAACTACTGCACGG GACAACCTAGGGGTGCGCTCCAGCATGTTTCTGCAATACCAGGCAAGTTCGGAAGACCGGTCGGAAGCTACCGACAAGCGGGAAAAACTGATGGATTTGGTGAAAGAGGCTGAGTTACAAGCCGCATAA
- the LOC120321221 gene encoding E3 SUMO-protein ligase ZBED1-like, with translation MCIKCGKTYQTSGNTTNLSCHIKRIHPNLTVSDLPQRQQLSILSFIEKKYETSSNRKQTLDSALCSYITSDLRPFSVLENKGFRNFVSHLDPRYELPSRTTLRNVSMANAYAEKKAKLFELLKNVKHCAITSECWTSRANECHFVTADFELRNAVLVTEKLIDETTHSSENIANSIRAVLEEWSVLGKVTAMVTDNAKNMIKACEILQIRHVPCFAHSINLTVQDCLASENVKPILEKCKRIVAFFKSSTIAFAKFREAQDCERPYSLKQECPTRWNSAFYMVERILITKVAIASVLLNTSKGLLPITSDEISILEDLKALLSPFENATVHTSSSTSVTGSSVIPVACGILHNLSALKSKLQTKVVCDDLLQGVNKRLVPYESHTVTRMTTILDPRFKKEGFWNPFNSSQAVKSLEEELSHIYAQTKSSTSLNPPTPEPTAESNLLFSFLQAN, from the coding sequence ATGTGTATTAAATGTGGCAAAACATATCAAACAAGTGGGAATACGACCAACTTGTCTTGCCACATAAAGAGGATACATCCTAATTTAACAGTAAGTGATTTGCCACAAAGGCAACAGCTGTCAATTCTGtcatttattgaaaaaaaatatgaaacatCGTCGAACCGAAAACAAACACTGGACAGTGCCTTATGCTCCTACATTACCTCAGACTTGCGCCCTTTTTCAGTGCTGGAAAATAAAGGCTTTAGAAATTTCGTAAGCCACCTTGATCCACGGTATGAATTGCCTTCACGAACCACATTGAGAAACGTTTCGATGGCAAATGCATACGCAGAAAAGAAGGCCAAGTTGTTCGAACTTTTAAAAAACGTAAAGCACTGTGCAATTACCTCCGAATGCTGGACGTCAAGAGCAAACGAGTGCCACTTCGTGACAGCGGACTTCGAATTGCGCAACGCTGTTTTGGTCACTGAGAAGCTCATCGACGAAACGACCCACTCTTCGGAAAACATAGCAAACTCCATACGCGCAGTGCTCGAGGAATGGAGTGTGTTAGGAAAGGTCACTGCTATGGTCACAGACAACgccaaaaatatgataaaGGCATGTGAGATCCTGCAAATTAGACATGTTCCATGCTTTGCGCACTCAATAAATTTAACAGTGCAGGACTGTTTGGCATCTGAAAACGTCAAACCCATTTTAGAAAAGTGTAAGCGCATTGTTGCCTTTTTTAAAAGTAGCACAATTGCCTTTGCCAAATTTAGAGAGGCGCAGGATTGCGAACGCCCATATAGTTTGAAGCAAGAGTGTCCAACCAGGTGGAACAGCGCCTTTTACATGGTGGAACGAATCTTGATTACGAAGGTTGCTATCGCAAGCGTTTTACTAAACACGTCCAAGGGGTTATTGCCGATAACCTCGGATGAAATATCCATTCTGGAGGACTTGAAGGCATTACTTTCACCGTTTGAGAATGCAACGGTGCACACATCCTCAAGTACGTCTGTGACAGGGTCATCAGTGATTCCTGTTGCTTGCGGTATATTACACAACCTGTCAGCCCTGAAATCGAAACTCCAGACAAAGGTGGTATGCGATGACTTGCTTCAAGGGGTCAATAAAAGATTGGTCCCCTATGAATCTCATACTGTGACACGAATGACCACAATATTAGACCCTCGCTTTAAAAAGGAGGGGTTTTGGAACCCATTTAATTCCTCTCAAGCAGTTAAATCTTTAGAGGAGGAGCTGTCGCACATCTATGCTCAAACAAAATCATCTACATCTTTAAACCCGCCAACACCAGAACCCACAGCAGAGTCCAACCTGTTATTCAGTTTCTTACAGgccaactaa